A window from Thunnus albacares chromosome 19, fThuAlb1.1, whole genome shotgun sequence encodes these proteins:
- the LOC122969555 gene encoding sodium/hydrogen exchanger 3-like isoform X2, whose product MVSRGSSLAVEANSRSSDHGHPATPSSDTSHGDGHGSVHNSSGSHDSSGGHDSSHGDSGHDGHGGGPITTLPIVSWKWHHVTTPYLVAVWILVCWLCKLIIEANHHVTSVIPESALLICFGFILGGIIWGADKVQTFKLTPTVFFFYLLPQIILDAGYFMPNKLFFSNMGAILVYAVIGTCWNAASVGLSLWGCAKGGAMGDLDIGLLQYLLFGSLIAAVDPVAVIAVFEEVHVNEVLFIMVFGESLLNDGVTVVLFNVFDAFVSLGGPQIDAVEIIKGIISFFVVAFGGSLLGLVFGILLSLLTRCTKNIQIIEPGFIFVLGYLSYLTAEMLSLSAILAIVFCGMSCQKYINANMDEKSVTTVRYAMKVFANGSETIIFVFLGISAIDKAIWVWNTGFILLTLLFIFVYRIIGVFFLTWILNKFRLVPLEFIDQVIMSYGGLRGAVAYGLAVMLDDHKIKEKNLMVCTTLIVVYFTVILQGVTMKPLVTWLKVKRAAKTELTLIEKVQSKCFDHMLVAIEDISGQIGHNYMRDKWNNFEEKWMTGILMKPSARKNRDYVFKVFHKLNLKDAMSYVAEGERRGSLEFVRNETAFIDFKKKFGEDISEVMPDITYDTSDDYGGTSVMRRDPVPSVSLEMHEQTMNGMRETEDINTHHLLQQHLYRGRKQHRHRYSRSHFDVNKDENEVQEIFQRTMRNRLESFKSAKMGVAPPKTISKHPKKDHQQKMPNGKSMDKSKSYLSGDEDFEFSEGDTASGYDSAGGSFPMRVTYRAGAGIENPAFMLDQDPMAPMQIPPWLAEAELDSSTVAPSQRAQVRLPWTPSNLRRLAPLRTSTHSTDSFMLADTPATQQRGDNDQLPPPPPPPSH is encoded by the exons ATGGTGTCCAGAGGGTCAAGCCTGGCTGTCGAGGCCAACTCCAGAAGCTCAGACCATGGCCATCCAGCCACCCCGAGCTCAGACACAAGCCACGGGGACGGGCATGGTTCGGTCCATAACTCGAGTGGAAGCCATGATTCGAGCGGAGGCCATGATTCGAGCCATGGAGACAGTGGCCATGACGGCCATGGAGGAGGGCCCATCACCACCTTACCTATTGTGAGCTGGAAGTGGCACCATGTCACCACCCCATACCTGGTGGCTGTTTGGATCCTGGTCTGCTGGCTGTGCAAACTCA TCATCGAGGCCAACCACCATGTGACCAGCGTGATCCCGGAGAGCGCCTTGCTCATCTGCTTCGGCTTCATCCTGGGCGGCATAATTTGGGGTGCAGACAAGGTGCAGACCTTCAAACTGACGCCGACCGTGTTCTTCTTCTACCTGCTGCCCCAAATCATCCTGGACGCGGGCTACTTCATGCCAAACAAGCTCTTCTTCAGCAACATGGGGGCCATCCTGGTCTATGCCGTCATCGGGACCTGCTGGAATGCCGCCAGCGTGGGGCTCTCGCTTTGGGGGTGCGCCAAAGGAGGAGCCATGG GTGACCTGGACATCGGTCTGCTGCAGTATCTTCTCTTTGGCAGTCTAATTGCCGCTGTGGACCCCGTAGCCGTCATCGCTGTGTTTGAAGAGGTCCATGTCAATGAGGTCCTCTTCATCATGGTGTTTGGAGAGTCGCTGCTTAACGACGGCGTGACAGTG GTGCTCTTCAATGTGTTTGATGCATTTGTGTCTCTAGGAGGACCCCAAATTGATGCTGTGGAGATAATCAAAGGAATAA TTTCCTTCTTTGTGGTGGCGTTTGGCGGTTCCCTCCTCGGTTTGGTGTTTGGGATACTTCTCTCTCTTCTGACCAGATGCACTAAGAACATCCAGATCATTGAGCCAGGCTTCATCTTTGTCTTGGGATACCTCTCCTACCTGACTGCGGAgatgctctctctgtctgccatCCTTGC GATTGTCTTCTGTGGCATGTCCTGCCAGAAGTACATCAATGCAAACATGGATGAGAAGTCAGTCACCACCGTCAGATATGCCATGAAGGTTTTCGCTAATGGATCAGAAACCATCATCTTTGTGTTCCTTGGCATCTCGGCCATTGACAAAGCAATATGGGTTTGGAACACGGGCTTCATCCTCCTCACGCTCCTCTTCATCTTTGTATACAGGATCATCG GTGTCTTTTTCCTCACCTGGATTCTCAACAAGTTCAGACTGGTCCCCTTGGAGTTCATAGATCAGGTTATTATGAGCTACGGTGGCCTGCGAGGGGCGGTTGCGTATGGCCTGGCAGTGATGCTGGATGACCACAAGATAAAGGAGAAGAATCTAATGGTCTGCACTACTCTGATTGTGGTGTACTTCACTGTCATCCTTCAG GGAGTAACAATGAAGCCTCTTGTCACCTGGCTCAAAGTAAAGAGAGCTGCAAAGACTGAGCTCACACTCATAGAGAAAGTGCAgagtaag TGCTTTGATCACATGCTTGTTGCAATAGAAGACATATCTGGACAAATAGGACACAACTACATGAGAGACAA GTGGAATAACTTTGAGGAGAAATGGATGACAGGGATTTTGATGAAGCCATCTGCGAGGAAGAACCGCGACTACGTCTTCAAAGTCTTCCATAAGCTGAACCTCAAGGATGCCATGAGCTATGTGGCTGAG GGTGAACGCAGAGGCTCTCTGGAGTTTGTCCGGAATGAAACGGCGTTCATTGACTTCAAGAAAAAGTTTGGTGAGGATATCTCAGAGGTCATGCCTGACATCACGTACGACACGTCAGATGATTATGGTGGAACGTCTGTTATGAG GAGAGACCCTGTGCCATCGGTGAGCTTGGAAATGCACGAGCAGACCATGAACGGTATGAGGGAAACTGAGGACATTAACACTCATCAcctgctgcagcagcatctgTACAGGGGCAGGAAACAG CACCGACATAGGTACAGCCGGAGCCACTTTGATGTcaacaaagatgaaaatgagGTGCAGGAGATCTTCCAGAGGACCATGAGGAATCGTTTGGAGTCCTTCAAGTCCGCAAAGATGGGTGTCGCTCCACCAAAGACGATAAGCAAGCACCCAAAGAAAGACCACCAGCAAAAG ATGCCAAATGGAAAATCAATGGATAAAAGTAAAAGCTACCTTTCTGGTGATGAAG ATTTTGAGTTCTCAGAGGGGGACACCGCCTCCGGCTACGACTCAGCAGGTGGTTCATTCCCCATGAGGGTCACCTACAGAGCAGGAG CTGGAATCGAGAATCCAGCCTTCATGCTGGACCAGGACCCCATGGCACCGATGCAGATCCCGCCATGGCTTGCAGAGGCCGAGCTCGACAGCAGCACAGTGGCTCCTTCGCAGAGAGCCCAGGTGAGGCTGCCGTGGACGCCCAGCAACCTGCGCCGCCTGGCTCCGCTTCGCACCAGCACTCACTCCACGGACTCCTTCATGCTGGCCGACACACCCGCCACACAGCAGAGGGGCGACAACGACCagctgccgccgccgccaccgccaccTTCTCACTAA
- the olah gene encoding S-acyl fatty acid synthase thioesterase, medium chain, with protein sequence MPQQATSRMEKVINCFKKSPDAVARLICFPWAGGGSIHYARWGNVLSSSIEVFAVKLPGRESRAKEPFFQNMQQIVDEVVGVLLPLLKEKPFALFGHSFGAFTSFAVADALKRLHNLQPVHIFLSGASAPYSETRINAPKRCGLTDDDFLKWMTSIGGTPPELLANPEVLKLFLPALKADLHIVENFKCNKPDSPFLSCPVTCLDGKDDIPHDLQAWKDITTGDFTVRMLNGSHFYLKDPGNEKIILDYVTKHLETSEMDYL encoded by the exons ATGCCGCAACAAGCAACAAGCAG GATGGAAAAGGTGATCAACTGTTTCAAGAAAAGTCCAGATGCTGTGGCCAGACTGATCTGCTTCCCCTGGGCTGGTGGAGGGTCCATACACTACGCACGCTGGGGAAACGTCCTCAGCAGCTCCAtagaag TATTTGCTGTCAAACTTCCAGGCAGGGAGAGTCGAGCCAAAGAGCCGTTCTTCCAGAACATGCAGCAGATTGTGGATGAGGTTGTTGGTGTTTTGTTACCGCTGCTGAAAGAGAAGCCTTTTGCTCTGTTTGGCCACAG TTTTGGCGCCTTTACGAGCTTCGCTGTTGCAGATGCTCTGAAGAGACTCCACAACCTCCAACCGGTTCACATCTTCCTGTCTGGTGCTTCTGCTCCTTAT tcagagacacgAATCAACGCCCCGAAGAGATGCGGCTTAACAGATGATGATTTCCTCAAGTGGATGACTTCGATAGGAGGAACTCCTCCTGAGCTGCTGGCCAACCCTGAAGTACTGAAGCTCTTCCTTCCTGCCCTGAAGGCCGACCTGCACATTGTGGAGAACTTCAA GTGTAACAAGCCAGACAGTCCGTTTCTCTCCTGCCCGGTCACATGTCTGGATGGAAAGGATGATATTCCTCATGACTTACAAG CTTGGAAAGACATCACAACAGGAGATTTCACCGTCAGGATGCTGAATGGATCTCATTTTTACCTGAAGGATcctggaaatgaaaaaataatattagaCTACGTCACAAAGCACCTGGAAACATCCGAAATGGACTATTTATGA
- the LOC122969555 gene encoding sodium/hydrogen exchanger 3-like isoform X3, which translates to MRRCGHVHLWLLGSVLLICLITGVTGVQGDEALKHPDSSTNQSERSHGSGSTGIPIVTFKWHHVDTEYLVALWVLVAGLAKLVIEANHHVTSVIPESALLICFGFILGGIIWGADKVQTFKLTPTVFFFYLLPQIILDAGYFMPNKLFFSNMGAILVYAVIGTCWNAASVGLSLWGCAKGGAMGDLDIGLLQYLLFGSLIAAVDPVAVIAVFEEVHVNEVLFIMVFGESLLNDGVTVVLFNVFDAFVSLGGPQIDAVEIIKGIISFFVVAFGGSLLGLVFGILLSLLTRCTKNIQIIEPGFIFVLGYLSYLTAEMLSLSAILAIVFCGMSCQKYINANMDEKSVTTVRYAMKVFANGSETIIFVFLGISAIDKAIWVWNTGFILLTLLFIFVYRIIGVFFLTWILNKFRLVPLEFIDQVIMSYGGLRGAVAYGLAVMLDDHKIKEKNLMVCTTLIVVYFTVILQGVTMKPLVTWLKVKRAAKTELTLIEKVQSKCFDHMLVAIEDISGQIGHNYMRDKWNNFEEKWMTGILMKPSARKNRDYVFKVFHKLNLKDAMSYVAEGERRGSLEFVRNETAFIDFKKKFGEDISEVMPDITYDTSDDYGGTSVMRRDPVPSVSLEMHEQTMNGMRETEDINTHHLLQQHLYRGRKQHRHRYSRSHFDVNKDENEVQEIFQRTMRNRLESFKSAKMGVAPPKTISKHPKKDHQQKMPNGKSMDKSKSYLSGDEDFEFSEGDTASGYDSAGGSFPMRVTYRAGAGIENPAFMLDQDPMAPMQIPPWLAEAELDSSTVAPSQRAQVRLPWTPSNLRRLAPLRTSTHSTDSFMLADTPATQQRGDNDQLPPPPPPPSH; encoded by the exons ATGCGACGCTGTGGACATGTACACCTCTGGCTGCTGGGGTCGGTGTTGCTGATTTGCCTCATCACAGGGGTCACAGGGGTTCAGGGGGACGAGGCGCTAAAGCATCCAGATTCTAGTACCAACCAGAGCGAACGCAGCCATGGCTCCGGCTCCACAGGGATACCCATCGTGACATTTAAGTGGCACCATGTGGATACCGAATATctggttgcattatgggtattGGTGGCTGGCTTGGCTAAATTGG TCATCGAGGCCAACCACCATGTGACCAGCGTGATCCCGGAGAGCGCCTTGCTCATCTGCTTCGGCTTCATCCTGGGCGGCATAATTTGGGGTGCAGACAAGGTGCAGACCTTCAAACTGACGCCGACCGTGTTCTTCTTCTACCTGCTGCCCCAAATCATCCTGGACGCGGGCTACTTCATGCCAAACAAGCTCTTCTTCAGCAACATGGGGGCCATCCTGGTCTATGCCGTCATCGGGACCTGCTGGAATGCCGCCAGCGTGGGGCTCTCGCTTTGGGGGTGCGCCAAAGGAGGAGCCATGG GTGACCTGGACATCGGTCTGCTGCAGTATCTTCTCTTTGGCAGTCTAATTGCCGCTGTGGACCCCGTAGCCGTCATCGCTGTGTTTGAAGAGGTCCATGTCAATGAGGTCCTCTTCATCATGGTGTTTGGAGAGTCGCTGCTTAACGACGGCGTGACAGTG GTGCTCTTCAATGTGTTTGATGCATTTGTGTCTCTAGGAGGACCCCAAATTGATGCTGTGGAGATAATCAAAGGAATAA TTTCCTTCTTTGTGGTGGCGTTTGGCGGTTCCCTCCTCGGTTTGGTGTTTGGGATACTTCTCTCTCTTCTGACCAGATGCACTAAGAACATCCAGATCATTGAGCCAGGCTTCATCTTTGTCTTGGGATACCTCTCCTACCTGACTGCGGAgatgctctctctgtctgccatCCTTGC GATTGTCTTCTGTGGCATGTCCTGCCAGAAGTACATCAATGCAAACATGGATGAGAAGTCAGTCACCACCGTCAGATATGCCATGAAGGTTTTCGCTAATGGATCAGAAACCATCATCTTTGTGTTCCTTGGCATCTCGGCCATTGACAAAGCAATATGGGTTTGGAACACGGGCTTCATCCTCCTCACGCTCCTCTTCATCTTTGTATACAGGATCATCG GTGTCTTTTTCCTCACCTGGATTCTCAACAAGTTCAGACTGGTCCCCTTGGAGTTCATAGATCAGGTTATTATGAGCTACGGTGGCCTGCGAGGGGCGGTTGCGTATGGCCTGGCAGTGATGCTGGATGACCACAAGATAAAGGAGAAGAATCTAATGGTCTGCACTACTCTGATTGTGGTGTACTTCACTGTCATCCTTCAG GGAGTAACAATGAAGCCTCTTGTCACCTGGCTCAAAGTAAAGAGAGCTGCAAAGACTGAGCTCACACTCATAGAGAAAGTGCAgagtaag TGCTTTGATCACATGCTTGTTGCAATAGAAGACATATCTGGACAAATAGGACACAACTACATGAGAGACAA GTGGAATAACTTTGAGGAGAAATGGATGACAGGGATTTTGATGAAGCCATCTGCGAGGAAGAACCGCGACTACGTCTTCAAAGTCTTCCATAAGCTGAACCTCAAGGATGCCATGAGCTATGTGGCTGAG GGTGAACGCAGAGGCTCTCTGGAGTTTGTCCGGAATGAAACGGCGTTCATTGACTTCAAGAAAAAGTTTGGTGAGGATATCTCAGAGGTCATGCCTGACATCACGTACGACACGTCAGATGATTATGGTGGAACGTCTGTTATGAG GAGAGACCCTGTGCCATCGGTGAGCTTGGAAATGCACGAGCAGACCATGAACGGTATGAGGGAAACTGAGGACATTAACACTCATCAcctgctgcagcagcatctgTACAGGGGCAGGAAACAG CACCGACATAGGTACAGCCGGAGCCACTTTGATGTcaacaaagatgaaaatgagGTGCAGGAGATCTTCCAGAGGACCATGAGGAATCGTTTGGAGTCCTTCAAGTCCGCAAAGATGGGTGTCGCTCCACCAAAGACGATAAGCAAGCACCCAAAGAAAGACCACCAGCAAAAG ATGCCAAATGGAAAATCAATGGATAAAAGTAAAAGCTACCTTTCTGGTGATGAAG ATTTTGAGTTCTCAGAGGGGGACACCGCCTCCGGCTACGACTCAGCAGGTGGTTCATTCCCCATGAGGGTCACCTACAGAGCAGGAG CTGGAATCGAGAATCCAGCCTTCATGCTGGACCAGGACCCCATGGCACCGATGCAGATCCCGCCATGGCTTGCAGAGGCCGAGCTCGACAGCAGCACAGTGGCTCCTTCGCAGAGAGCCCAGGTGAGGCTGCCGTGGACGCCCAGCAACCTGCGCCGCCTGGCTCCGCTTCGCACCAGCACTCACTCCACGGACTCCTTCATGCTGGCCGACACACCCGCCACACAGCAGAGGGGCGACAACGACCagctgccgccgccgccaccgccaccTTCTCACTAA
- the LOC122969555 gene encoding sodium/hydrogen exchanger 3-like isoform X1, whose translation MAAMWRFALFLSVLLMVSRGSSLAVEANSRSSDHGHPATPSSDTSHGDGHGSVHNSSGSHDSSGGHDSSHGDSGHDGHGGGPITTLPIVSWKWHHVTTPYLVAVWILVCWLCKLIIEANHHVTSVIPESALLICFGFILGGIIWGADKVQTFKLTPTVFFFYLLPQIILDAGYFMPNKLFFSNMGAILVYAVIGTCWNAASVGLSLWGCAKGGAMGDLDIGLLQYLLFGSLIAAVDPVAVIAVFEEVHVNEVLFIMVFGESLLNDGVTVVLFNVFDAFVSLGGPQIDAVEIIKGIISFFVVAFGGSLLGLVFGILLSLLTRCTKNIQIIEPGFIFVLGYLSYLTAEMLSLSAILAIVFCGMSCQKYINANMDEKSVTTVRYAMKVFANGSETIIFVFLGISAIDKAIWVWNTGFILLTLLFIFVYRIIGVFFLTWILNKFRLVPLEFIDQVIMSYGGLRGAVAYGLAVMLDDHKIKEKNLMVCTTLIVVYFTVILQGVTMKPLVTWLKVKRAAKTELTLIEKVQSKCFDHMLVAIEDISGQIGHNYMRDKWNNFEEKWMTGILMKPSARKNRDYVFKVFHKLNLKDAMSYVAEGERRGSLEFVRNETAFIDFKKKFGEDISEVMPDITYDTSDDYGGTSVMRRDPVPSVSLEMHEQTMNGMRETEDINTHHLLQQHLYRGRKQHRHRYSRSHFDVNKDENEVQEIFQRTMRNRLESFKSAKMGVAPPKTISKHPKKDHQQKMPNGKSMDKSKSYLSGDEDFEFSEGDTASGYDSAGGSFPMRVTYRAGAGIENPAFMLDQDPMAPMQIPPWLAEAELDSSTVAPSQRAQVRLPWTPSNLRRLAPLRTSTHSTDSFMLADTPATQQRGDNDQLPPPPPPPSH comes from the exons ATGGCAGCTATGTGGCGATTTGCACTTTTTCTTAGCGTGTTGCTGATGGTGTCCAGAGGGTCAAGCCTGGCTGTCGAGGCCAACTCCAGAAGCTCAGACCATGGCCATCCAGCCACCCCGAGCTCAGACACAAGCCACGGGGACGGGCATGGTTCGGTCCATAACTCGAGTGGAAGCCATGATTCGAGCGGAGGCCATGATTCGAGCCATGGAGACAGTGGCCATGACGGCCATGGAGGAGGGCCCATCACCACCTTACCTATTGTGAGCTGGAAGTGGCACCATGTCACCACCCCATACCTGGTGGCTGTTTGGATCCTGGTCTGCTGGCTGTGCAAACTCA TCATCGAGGCCAACCACCATGTGACCAGCGTGATCCCGGAGAGCGCCTTGCTCATCTGCTTCGGCTTCATCCTGGGCGGCATAATTTGGGGTGCAGACAAGGTGCAGACCTTCAAACTGACGCCGACCGTGTTCTTCTTCTACCTGCTGCCCCAAATCATCCTGGACGCGGGCTACTTCATGCCAAACAAGCTCTTCTTCAGCAACATGGGGGCCATCCTGGTCTATGCCGTCATCGGGACCTGCTGGAATGCCGCCAGCGTGGGGCTCTCGCTTTGGGGGTGCGCCAAAGGAGGAGCCATGG GTGACCTGGACATCGGTCTGCTGCAGTATCTTCTCTTTGGCAGTCTAATTGCCGCTGTGGACCCCGTAGCCGTCATCGCTGTGTTTGAAGAGGTCCATGTCAATGAGGTCCTCTTCATCATGGTGTTTGGAGAGTCGCTGCTTAACGACGGCGTGACAGTG GTGCTCTTCAATGTGTTTGATGCATTTGTGTCTCTAGGAGGACCCCAAATTGATGCTGTGGAGATAATCAAAGGAATAA TTTCCTTCTTTGTGGTGGCGTTTGGCGGTTCCCTCCTCGGTTTGGTGTTTGGGATACTTCTCTCTCTTCTGACCAGATGCACTAAGAACATCCAGATCATTGAGCCAGGCTTCATCTTTGTCTTGGGATACCTCTCCTACCTGACTGCGGAgatgctctctctgtctgccatCCTTGC GATTGTCTTCTGTGGCATGTCCTGCCAGAAGTACATCAATGCAAACATGGATGAGAAGTCAGTCACCACCGTCAGATATGCCATGAAGGTTTTCGCTAATGGATCAGAAACCATCATCTTTGTGTTCCTTGGCATCTCGGCCATTGACAAAGCAATATGGGTTTGGAACACGGGCTTCATCCTCCTCACGCTCCTCTTCATCTTTGTATACAGGATCATCG GTGTCTTTTTCCTCACCTGGATTCTCAACAAGTTCAGACTGGTCCCCTTGGAGTTCATAGATCAGGTTATTATGAGCTACGGTGGCCTGCGAGGGGCGGTTGCGTATGGCCTGGCAGTGATGCTGGATGACCACAAGATAAAGGAGAAGAATCTAATGGTCTGCACTACTCTGATTGTGGTGTACTTCACTGTCATCCTTCAG GGAGTAACAATGAAGCCTCTTGTCACCTGGCTCAAAGTAAAGAGAGCTGCAAAGACTGAGCTCACACTCATAGAGAAAGTGCAgagtaag TGCTTTGATCACATGCTTGTTGCAATAGAAGACATATCTGGACAAATAGGACACAACTACATGAGAGACAA GTGGAATAACTTTGAGGAGAAATGGATGACAGGGATTTTGATGAAGCCATCTGCGAGGAAGAACCGCGACTACGTCTTCAAAGTCTTCCATAAGCTGAACCTCAAGGATGCCATGAGCTATGTGGCTGAG GGTGAACGCAGAGGCTCTCTGGAGTTTGTCCGGAATGAAACGGCGTTCATTGACTTCAAGAAAAAGTTTGGTGAGGATATCTCAGAGGTCATGCCTGACATCACGTACGACACGTCAGATGATTATGGTGGAACGTCTGTTATGAG GAGAGACCCTGTGCCATCGGTGAGCTTGGAAATGCACGAGCAGACCATGAACGGTATGAGGGAAACTGAGGACATTAACACTCATCAcctgctgcagcagcatctgTACAGGGGCAGGAAACAG CACCGACATAGGTACAGCCGGAGCCACTTTGATGTcaacaaagatgaaaatgagGTGCAGGAGATCTTCCAGAGGACCATGAGGAATCGTTTGGAGTCCTTCAAGTCCGCAAAGATGGGTGTCGCTCCACCAAAGACGATAAGCAAGCACCCAAAGAAAGACCACCAGCAAAAG ATGCCAAATGGAAAATCAATGGATAAAAGTAAAAGCTACCTTTCTGGTGATGAAG ATTTTGAGTTCTCAGAGGGGGACACCGCCTCCGGCTACGACTCAGCAGGTGGTTCATTCCCCATGAGGGTCACCTACAGAGCAGGAG CTGGAATCGAGAATCCAGCCTTCATGCTGGACCAGGACCCCATGGCACCGATGCAGATCCCGCCATGGCTTGCAGAGGCCGAGCTCGACAGCAGCACAGTGGCTCCTTCGCAGAGAGCCCAGGTGAGGCTGCCGTGGACGCCCAGCAACCTGCGCCGCCTGGCTCCGCTTCGCACCAGCACTCACTCCACGGACTCCTTCATGCTGGCCGACACACCCGCCACACAGCAGAGGGGCGACAACGACCagctgccgccgccgccaccgccaccTTCTCACTAA